A single Cryomorphaceae bacterium DNA region contains:
- a CDS encoding T9SS type A sorting domain-containing protein, translating into MKKSIVWFAGLLLVPVFATWLDQPSFDPQRPAPQGTIIVRDSTSEEERHRQKEDWLTGMKKAAPGVNPERMEHQYRFERQQRLGFRNAQDSLAGGKVIGQFEERGCDFNSGRIMTVEWDTINDLLYAQTAGGILYSGPEDGSAWQPVNEQFRMENGLFLRLVDHNGGQRLLSGVGGDWFYYTDDMGATWDTATGFPSNDRSVRDVVMLNDSVKTLYLLSTEWTTPVVNRIYRSTDHGASFHALFNFPVGTFGYGGEIDLWSHRYEEAAFLVVQDSVYELTGDSARYFQGTIPGASGNMILTGYASDTHESDVLYAYAGGDIFRSNNKGLNWTFSGPTNGGPFRRNSFECSVDEKDHIFFGGVECWRSLNQGQTFFKVNNWWEYYGLEATKLHADIPGIFSFWDDNQNEVLMICTDASVYQSTNNGLTVSNLGLQNLNVSRIYDHLSSTFEPGAIYVGTQDQGYQRVMQDNGGVLSFNQEISGDYGWLVSSDGGYSVWMNYPGFAMHWTDAPYGWAQSVSWDFNGANQFWLPPLMADPNDGYVAYLAGNLNGGGGSHMIKLTHSGDITPTQMPYNFNQGGAGDVTAMAYSPIDNNHWYVLTENGRFFHSSDAGSTWTSTLIQNAPGTHYFYGMYIYPSPDQLGTVYIGGSGYSNPAIYKSTNHGSGFTSMTNGLPPTLVHEITGDPTDSLLFAATEVGPFVYVSGDDQWYDLTAMGMPDVNCWSVEYIDALDVVRWGTHARGLWDLSLQNPAVSLDEEEVATWSVFPNPTRDQVRFSQALDDGVLMDLQGRVLRQWSTPIDRLDVSDLSTGKYVLRSSEGAQIIIKL; encoded by the coding sequence ATGAAGAAATCGATCGTATGGTTTGCGGGCTTGCTACTCGTGCCCGTGTTCGCCACTTGGCTGGACCAACCATCCTTCGACCCCCAACGACCCGCCCCGCAAGGGACGATCATCGTTCGTGACAGCACTTCTGAAGAAGAGCGCCATCGCCAAAAAGAGGACTGGCTCACAGGCATGAAAAAGGCCGCTCCTGGTGTAAATCCCGAGCGCATGGAGCACCAATACCGCTTTGAGCGTCAACAACGACTTGGCTTTAGAAATGCACAGGACTCCTTAGCGGGAGGAAAGGTGATCGGTCAGTTTGAGGAACGCGGATGTGACTTCAACAGCGGCCGTATTATGACCGTTGAGTGGGACACCATCAACGATCTGCTTTATGCTCAGACTGCTGGAGGCATTCTATACAGCGGCCCTGAAGATGGCTCTGCCTGGCAACCGGTGAATGAGCAATTCCGAATGGAGAACGGTCTGTTTTTGCGTCTCGTGGACCACAACGGAGGACAACGGCTTTTATCTGGTGTAGGTGGAGACTGGTTTTACTACACAGATGACATGGGAGCAACTTGGGATACCGCCACGGGTTTCCCCAGCAACGACCGCAGCGTTCGAGACGTAGTCATGCTCAACGACTCAGTGAAGACCCTGTACTTGCTTTCTACAGAATGGACAACCCCGGTTGTCAACCGTATTTATCGAAGCACAGACCACGGGGCCAGTTTTCACGCCCTGTTCAATTTTCCGGTCGGCACTTTTGGCTATGGAGGAGAAATTGACCTGTGGAGCCACCGATATGAAGAAGCTGCCTTCTTGGTGGTTCAAGATTCCGTTTACGAATTAACAGGCGATTCAGCTCGTTACTTCCAAGGTACCATCCCTGGAGCCAGCGGGAACATGATCCTTACGGGGTATGCTTCGGACACACATGAATCCGATGTCCTCTACGCCTACGCAGGAGGCGACATCTTTCGAAGCAACAACAAAGGTCTAAACTGGACTTTCTCAGGTCCGACCAACGGTGGTCCGTTCCGTAGAAACAGTTTCGAGTGCTCCGTCGACGAAAAGGACCACATTTTCTTCGGAGGTGTTGAATGCTGGCGCTCTTTGAACCAAGGGCAGACCTTTTTCAAAGTCAATAACTGGTGGGAGTACTACGGTCTCGAAGCCACTAAATTACACGCGGATATTCCGGGAATCTTTTCCTTCTGGGACGATAACCAAAACGAGGTCTTGATGATTTGCACCGATGCCTCTGTATACCAATCCACGAACAACGGCTTAACCGTGAGCAATTTAGGTTTGCAAAACCTCAATGTCTCGCGGATTTACGATCACCTCAGCTCAACCTTTGAACCCGGTGCTATCTACGTCGGCACACAGGATCAGGGGTATCAGCGCGTCATGCAGGACAACGGAGGAGTGCTTTCCTTCAATCAAGAAATCTCCGGCGATTATGGCTGGCTGGTCAGTTCCGACGGAGGTTACAGCGTGTGGATGAATTATCCTGGCTTTGCCATGCACTGGACCGATGCACCCTATGGATGGGCTCAAAGCGTCAGCTGGGACTTCAATGGCGCCAATCAGTTTTGGCTTCCTCCCTTGATGGCCGACCCAAATGATGGGTATGTGGCCTACCTAGCCGGAAACCTCAACGGAGGAGGTGGATCGCACATGATCAAATTGACGCACAGCGGGGACATCACGCCCACGCAGATGCCCTACAATTTCAATCAAGGAGGTGCTGGAGACGTAACAGCTATGGCCTACAGCCCTATTGACAACAACCACTGGTACGTGCTTACCGAGAATGGCCGATTCTTCCATTCTTCAGATGCGGGATCCACTTGGACTTCTACACTGATTCAGAACGCACCGGGCACTCACTACTTCTACGGCATGTACATTTACCCCTCACCCGATCAATTGGGAACGGTTTACATCGGCGGAAGTGGATACAGTAATCCGGCGATTTATAAATCCACCAACCACGGAAGCGGGTTTACGTCCATGACCAATGGACTGCCTCCAACGCTGGTTCATGAAATCACGGGGGACCCAACGGACTCCTTGCTTTTCGCAGCGACCGAAGTAGGACCTTTTGTCTACGTCAGCGGAGATGATCAATGGTATGACCTAACAGCCATGGGCATGCCTGACGTGAATTGCTGGAGTGTGGAATACATCGACGCTTTAGACGTTGTACGCTGGGGAACACATGCGCGCGGGTTGTGGGATCTAAGCCTTCAGAATCCGGCAGTGAGTTTGGACGAGGAAGAGGTGGCTACTTGGTCCGTTTTCCCGAATCCGACTCGGGATCAGGTCCGATTCTCACAAGCGCTCGATGATGGTGTTCTCATGGATCTACAAGGCCGAGTTTTGCGTCAATGGAGTACGCCTATTGACCGCTTGGACGTGAGCGATCTCTCCACGGGTAAGTACGTATTGCGGAGCTCGGAAGGAGCACAAATCATTATCAAGCTCTAG
- a CDS encoding D-alanine--D-alanine ligase: MIAKSVIAVVAGGYSSEREISLKSASVVMAHLNPDEFEVHLIDIALEGWSHVAPDGTRTPVNRGDFSVSVPDGTIKFDAVFNAIHGTPGEDGKLTAYFDLLGIPYNTCGSFEAALTFEKGVCNQLLRQYGIKVGRSVLLGAGDSIDPEGLIAELGLPVFVKPSKAGSSYGVSKVKAADELEDAVAFALEFDDLVIVEEFLDGRELTCGVFEHRSEVTALPVTEIVSDNEFFDYEAKYKGESREVTPADIAPQAQKDIQETSQRIYQLLRLKGVCRMDYIVRNDVPHLIEVNSVPGLSEASIVPQQAQQFGLDLRTFFGDQLKRILNDPS, from the coding sequence ATGATTGCGAAGTCCGTCATTGCTGTAGTTGCCGGTGGCTACTCCAGCGAACGCGAAATTTCTTTAAAAAGTGCATCAGTTGTGATGGCACACCTCAATCCAGATGAATTCGAGGTGCATCTGATTGACATTGCACTGGAAGGGTGGAGTCATGTTGCTCCAGACGGAACCCGCACTCCAGTGAATCGCGGAGATTTCTCTGTTTCTGTGCCTGACGGCACGATAAAATTTGACGCCGTATTCAACGCCATCCACGGTACGCCCGGAGAGGACGGAAAGCTCACGGCCTATTTTGACCTGCTGGGCATCCCCTACAACACCTGTGGGTCTTTTGAAGCGGCCCTGACCTTTGAAAAAGGAGTCTGCAATCAGCTTTTGCGCCAGTACGGCATCAAGGTGGGACGATCTGTCTTATTAGGTGCCGGCGATTCAATTGACCCTGAAGGACTTATCGCCGAATTGGGACTTCCAGTATTCGTAAAGCCCAGTAAGGCGGGATCGAGCTATGGCGTGAGCAAGGTCAAAGCCGCCGATGAACTCGAGGACGCGGTTGCGTTTGCTCTAGAATTTGACGATTTGGTCATTGTCGAAGAATTCTTGGACGGCCGTGAATTGACCTGCGGGGTCTTTGAGCATCGGTCCGAGGTGACGGCATTGCCGGTAACGGAAATCGTCAGTGACAATGAATTTTTCGACTACGAAGCCAAATACAAAGGCGAAAGTCGAGAAGTGACGCCGGCGGACATCGCGCCGCAGGCGCAAAAAGACATTCAAGAAACCAGCCAACGCATATACCAACTCCTGCGTCTCAAAGGTGTGTGCCGGATGGATTATATCGTACGGAATGATGTGCCCCACCTCATCGAAGTCAACTCTGTTCCGGGCTTGAGTGAAGCGAGTATTGTGCCGCAACAGGCTCAACAATTTGGACTTGATTTACGTACGTTCTTCGGAGATCAGTTAAAACGAATTCTAAACGACCCCAGTTGA
- a CDS encoding PASTA domain-containing protein, with translation MGDIIEFLRSKLFWRNVIVYGIILVVGFFGLTWWLSSYTQHGETVLVPDLRSYTLTEAGLELEPIDLGYAVIDSAEFNPEYPRGAVVGQIPGPGNAVKRGRTIFFTVNPRNVQKVILPNLIDRSKRQAISYLETYGFQVGELTFVPDMARDVVVGVEYNGEEVEAGDPLPKRAVIDLILGNGLSDEKISVPWTPGLTLEEAEDRLKELSLNVGALSYDETVEDSSAARVYRQYPDPNPRPVIRLGMSVDLWLTEDSTKIPLDTLFITEPDTLQNELVQ, from the coding sequence ATGGGAGACATCATCGAATTCTTAAGGAGCAAGTTGTTCTGGCGCAACGTCATCGTCTACGGGATTATTCTCGTGGTCGGATTCTTCGGCCTAACCTGGTGGCTCAGCAGCTACACCCAGCATGGAGAAACGGTCCTGGTCCCTGATTTGAGAAGCTATACCCTGACGGAAGCAGGTTTGGAACTTGAGCCTATTGACTTGGGGTATGCGGTGATTGACTCCGCAGAATTTAACCCTGAATATCCACGCGGAGCAGTCGTTGGACAGATTCCTGGGCCGGGTAATGCGGTGAAGCGGGGAAGAACGATTTTCTTTACCGTCAATCCGCGAAATGTTCAAAAAGTCATTCTTCCGAACTTGATCGACCGGTCCAAACGGCAGGCTATTTCATACCTCGAGACCTATGGTTTTCAAGTAGGTGAGTTGACTTTTGTGCCCGATATGGCGCGCGATGTCGTCGTCGGAGTGGAGTACAACGGTGAAGAGGTCGAGGCGGGAGATCCGCTACCTAAGAGAGCCGTCATCGATTTGATCCTGGGAAATGGACTGAGCGATGAAAAAATTTCTGTTCCCTGGACCCCTGGTTTGACCTTAGAAGAGGCGGAAGACCGATTGAAGGAATTGAGCTTGAATGTAGGAGCGCTTAGTTATGACGAGACCGTCGAAGATTCTTCTGCTGCTCGTGTTTATCGTCAGTACCCTGACCCGAACCCCCGTCCAGTGATTCGATTGGGAATGTCGGTTGATCTCTGGCTTACTGAGGACAGTACGAAAATCCCATTGGATACGTTATTCATCACAGAACCCGATACGCTTCAGAATGAATTGGTGCAGTAA
- a CDS encoding T9SS type A sorting domain-containing protein — MNWCSKALAAMMILALPSAYAQELLAPLATNPVIEAYAERVGSMSARSTAASDTLSLPFYDDFSDPLPVPSQNRWLDFYTYVNLDMPLAPPSFGVATFDGLNQYGQAYNIANASSYGVADYLTSAPLDLNYLPGDSVYLSFYYQMTGLGNPPEEEDSLVLEFNSPVDTLEWIHIWSTPGDLADTTFRSVYIPITDTLWLQRGFQFRFKNYATLSGNLDHWHVDYVIVNDGRSRLDTAIDDICISERPPSILKDYYSVPWPHFSSLNDPYKDNNVVYFWNRASGIRNVNFGYRLYQDDQNVFNSNVLFKNSNPFAYDSVNYIYLTNLEDNITTNNNDSSEVVLKYFIQSVPDVRPENDTLTFRQNFYNYYAYDDGTAERGYALNDLSAKMAYYIDPLVSDSLRGLLLYFPPTLVDATENEFRIGIWTIDTQTGGPSTLLYKTDSVYEPRYTGTNYYARYLLDVPQWIDQPVYIGIEQVLSNEMYVGFDRNHDNSDKMYYFVSGIWLPSELKGSLMMRPMFGKTVSSDLSLNESDREAFQVFPNPALEVIRWKGEEEGAWRIVDIQGREVASGRGTTAPIRHLAPGTYILFTDGDRPRHARFIKAGL; from the coding sequence ATGAATTGGTGCAGTAAGGCCCTCGCGGCGATGATGATTTTGGCTCTTCCGAGCGCATACGCTCAGGAGCTTTTAGCGCCGCTGGCGACCAATCCGGTAATCGAGGCTTATGCCGAGCGTGTTGGAAGTATGTCGGCCCGATCGACGGCGGCTTCGGACACCTTGTCTTTGCCCTTTTACGACGATTTTAGTGATCCCCTTCCCGTACCTAGTCAAAACCGCTGGTTGGATTTTTACACCTATGTGAATCTAGATATGCCTTTGGCTCCTCCGAGCTTTGGGGTGGCCACTTTTGATGGTCTCAATCAATACGGACAGGCGTACAACATTGCGAATGCTTCATCTTATGGGGTGGCGGACTACTTGACTTCTGCACCTTTGGACTTGAATTACTTGCCCGGCGATTCGGTCTACCTGAGCTTTTACTACCAAATGACCGGTTTGGGTAATCCTCCTGAGGAAGAGGATTCCTTGGTTTTGGAGTTCAATTCGCCGGTAGATACCCTGGAGTGGATTCACATCTGGTCTACACCAGGTGATTTGGCGGATACCACCTTCCGCTCGGTTTACATTCCCATTACCGACACGCTCTGGCTGCAGCGTGGATTTCAGTTCCGCTTCAAGAACTACGCAACGTTGAGTGGGAACTTGGACCATTGGCATGTAGACTACGTGATTGTCAACGATGGTCGTTCGCGTTTGGATACCGCCATCGACGATATTTGTATCTCGGAACGGCCACCCTCCATTTTGAAGGATTATTACTCCGTTCCATGGCCTCATTTCAGTTCGCTAAACGATCCGTATAAGGACAATAATGTGGTGTACTTCTGGAACCGTGCATCGGGGATTCGAAATGTGAATTTCGGTTACCGCTTGTACCAAGATGATCAGAACGTCTTCAATTCTAATGTCCTCTTTAAGAACTCGAATCCGTTCGCGTATGATTCGGTCAATTACATCTACTTGACCAATCTGGAAGACAACATCACTACGAACAATAACGACAGTTCAGAAGTCGTCCTGAAGTACTTCATTCAGTCCGTACCCGACGTGCGTCCGGAGAATGATACGCTGACCTTCCGACAAAACTTTTACAACTACTACGCCTACGATGATGGAACGGCGGAACGGGGTTATGCCCTAAACGATTTGAGCGCCAAGATGGCGTATTACATCGATCCCTTGGTCTCCGATTCACTGCGTGGTTTATTGCTTTACTTCCCACCGACCTTGGTGGATGCGACAGAGAACGAGTTCCGCATCGGCATTTGGACCATTGATACCCAAACGGGTGGGCCTTCTACGCTTTTGTATAAAACCGATAGCGTGTACGAGCCGCGTTACACTGGAACGAATTACTACGCGCGCTACTTGCTGGATGTACCTCAATGGATTGATCAGCCGGTGTACATCGGAATTGAGCAGGTGTTGAGCAACGAGATGTACGTGGGCTTTGACCGCAATCACGATAACTCCGATAAGATGTACTACTTCGTGTCGGGGATTTGGCTCCCGAGCGAATTGAAAGGCTCGCTGATGATGCGCCCCATGTTCGGAAAGACGGTGAGTAGCGATTTGAGCTTGAACGAATCGGACCGTGAGGCATTCCAAGTGTTCCCGAACCCTGCGTTGGAGGTGATCCGATGGAAAGGGGAAGAAGAAGGCGCATGGCGCATTGTGGATATTCAGGGAAGAGAGGTCGCATCGGGCCGAGGAACGACGGCCCCCATCCGACATCTAGCGCCCGGAACCTATATTCTTTTCACCGATGGCGATCGACCGAGACATGCGCGCTTTATCAAGGCTGGACTATGA